TTTGAACTCCCGGCTTCTGCGTCCCGAACGCAGCGCGCTACCGGACTGCGCTACATCCCGATTACATGCTGCTTAATGTGGTAGGCAGGGGGTATTTATCAATCACTTTTTAGTATATCGGACCTGAATTTTCGAAATCGACTCCCGGAAAGGTAACAATAGCGAACGAAATTTTCCTGATCAATTAACTACTCGGGTATACTTATTTTTGTTGACGGAATGACCAGTCATTCGATAGTAACCATTTTGATCGGTTTACCAATGGATATCCCCCAGTGTCACGCGTTCAAAGATATTCATATAAATATTATTGTATAATCTAAATAAACAGGTCGGCACGGTGAAAAGCCCTGAAAATTACTTGCCTATTTTCACGCACGCTGGCTCAATAGGGGCACATCTCGAAATTGACTGAATTCCTGCATCACGCATCCGTGGTGAGCGTTGCAAAACCCTGTTTTCCGCGGATTCGAGGGATGCACGGCCTGGAGGCGCCTTCCGAGCCTCCCGTAGACAGGGTGTCGCTGCGATCCGGGCCTCGATAATCACAATCCCAAACCTTTAAAGAAGGGAGCAGCTTAATGAAGGGGAAGAACGACACGGGGATAATCACCTCCACGGTGTACGGCGGAGAGATATACGAACGACTCAACCCCATAGTCCAGAAGATCACGAGGGTGCTGTTCCGCAACGTCGAATTCGACAAGGAAAGCATCGCCACACTCGAGGAATTCGCATCGGGGGGCAAGAACACGGTCTACGCCTCGTACCACAGCTCGAATTTCTCGCTCCTGATCCTTTACAACCTGCTCAGGCGCCACGGTTATAACCCTCCGGTATTCGCCCTGGAGTACAACCCGTTCCTGCTCCAGACGGTGTCATTTCTCTGGAAACGGCTGGTGAAGGGCTTTTACCAACTGGTGCTCAGGCGCAAATACGAGCACGTGTTCGATACGAACTACGTGCAGGAGCTGTTCGCGGGGGGAAAATCCATCCTGCTTTCGCTCATGTCCAGGAAGTACTTCGTAAAGCGCTACACGCAGTTCAAGTACGATTCCCTGCTCCAGCTCATCGAGGTTCAGAAGAAGATGGAGGAACCCATTTTCATCATTCCCCAGATGATCTTCTGGAACATGAACCCGGAGCGGACGAGCTCCCGCGGTCTCGCGTGGACGAATCCGCGCGATATCATCACCTCCTCGGCCACCGGCGATAAAAGCATCATTGCGGCATGGCTCGCCGTCCTGAAAAGCATGACCCCGGCGTTCATCCGGCTGGATACGCCGCTTAACCTGAAGGATGTGATCGCAAATTCGAAATCCGACGACTCGCGCCAGATCGCGCTGGAGCTCCGGAACCGCCTGCTCGAGGTATATCATCACAATAAAAGGACCATTCTTGGGCCGGTCATAAAGTCGACCCAGGACATGATGGAGCGGGTGCTCTATCACAAAAACGTCCTTGACGAGATCGCCGGCATATCCGCGGACGAGAAAAAATCGGAGTCCGTCGTGCGCAAGCGGGCATACAGGCATTACCGGGAGATCGCCGCAACATTCTCCATAGTCACCATTTATCTGTTTGCGAAGGCCCTCGAATACGTACTGAGACGCATCTACGACGGTATTTCGTACGACCAGGAAGCCTTCAGGGAGCTCCGGGAGGCGGCGGCTAAGGGTCCGCTGGTGCTCATGCCCTGCCACAAGAGCCACATGGATTATCTCCTTATTTCATACCTGATGCACAGGAACAAGATGTTCCCGCCCCATATCGCCGCCGGGGTCAATCTCACCTTTTTCCCCATGGGGACGATCTTTCGCCATTCAGGGGCCTTTTTCCTCCGGCGGTCGTTCAGGGGACTCAAGCTCTATCCCGTCATCTTCAAGCAATATGTAAAGACCCTCGTCTCGGAAGGCTTCAGTATCGAGTTCTTCATCGAGGGGGGGCGCACGCGCACGGGGAAGATCGTGTTTCCCAAGCTCGGCTTCCTGAGCTATCTCACCGAGGCGATCCAGGAGGGATACCATCGCGATCTCATGTTCGTACCCATCGCGATCAACTACGACCGCATCCTCGAGGAGCAGAGCTATGCCAAGGAGCTCAAGGGCAAGGAGAAGGAGGGCGAATCGGCGGTAGCGATGCTCGAGAGCCGCAAGCTCCTCCAGCGCAAATATGGGCGCGTCTACGTGACCTTCAACAAGCCTATCAGCATCCGCGAGTATATAGACCGGGGGGTTCCGTGGGAGGAGATGCCCACACAGATAGCGCACGACGTCGTGCGCCGTATCAACGAGGTGACGGTGGTCACGCCGTTCGCGCTGGTAACCGCGGCGATGCTCCTCTCCTCGGTACGGGGCTTCTCGCGGCACATGCTGGTGCGCCAGATACTGAGCATCCGGTCGTTCCTCGTGCATGCCGGGGTCAAGATGTCGGACTCCCTGATGGACGAGCACAACCTGGACGAGATCCTCGATTACGTGATGAGCTCCTACATGCACGACAAGATCATCGAGGAGATGAAGATGGGCGGCGGCAAGAAGAAGGAGGTGCTCGAGGAGTTCTTCGTGCTGCGCGAGGACAACCGGGGGCGCATCGTCTTCTATCGCAACAGCATCATACATTACCTCATGGCGCTCGTCCTCTCGTCGGTGGCGCTCCTGTCGGCGCGGAAAAAAGGCGATCCCTCGCACGGGACAGTACGCGCCCTGTACGCGGCACTGCATGAATTCTATTCCCGCGAGTTCATCTTCGCGGAGAGGGACCTCCCCGGTGAAGGCGTGCTTCCCGCCTACGTGCTCGATTTCCTGGTCCGCAATTCATTCGTGAAGGAAGAGGGCGGCACGCTCATCGTAAACGAGGAAAAGATCGAGGACCTGCGGTACTACGCGCGGCTGGCGCAGGACTCGTTCGAGTCCTACGTCGTCGTGCTCCACACGGTTCTCAACCAGAAGGTCCGCAAGCTCACCCGCAAGGAGCTCATGACCGACGTCAGGAGAAACGGCGTGCGCATGTACCATGTGGGGACCATAAGCCTGTCGGAATCCCTCTCGCAGCCCAATTACCAGGTGGCGCTCGACAAGTGCAAGGAGATCGGCGTCCTCACTGATTCACCGGTTGGGAAAAGCGTCGAGATATCGGCGGTGGACAAGGACAAGGCGCTGGAGCTCTACGAACAGGTTAAGGCCTACCTGGATGCGATGGTGTAGAGGGCAGGGGTTCGATATCGCCACACGGCTGTATCGGACCCCCTGTGCCTGATATCGCGGACCGGCAACCGCGCGCGTTAAAAACAAAACGCCCAAAACGCAGACAACGCGCCCAAAACGCAGACAACGCGCCCAAAACGCAGATCGCGCGCCCAAAACGCACGTAGAGACGTCCCGCCGGGACGTCTCTACGTGCGTTTTGGATCGGTTCCTGTTTTACGAATCGAATTTAAATATTGAGACGTGCGCCCAGGTGAACGGCGTTGCCGCTCAGGGTGACATCCTTTTCCTGGTTTGCATAGTTATACATGTACTCGCCGAATATCTGTACGAAGGGGAAGATTGTGAGCGCAGCCCCCAGGCCGAAATAGTATGCGCTGAAATATTTTTTTGCGGTGACATCGTTTCCGATACTAGAGGGTAAATCGATCGTGGTCTTATTATACGCCGCGATACCGCCCCTGACATAGGGGTGAATCGGAATCACCGGAAGGTCAAGCTCCAGGTAAATATCCGGTCCTATGGTGACGTTGTCGACTTTAATGGTTTCGCCGCCGACGTCAAACTTGAGCGGTGCATTCTGGTAGAAAGCGCCGATTCCCAGGTTGAATATCGCGAGGAAATCGAAATTCACGTGGCCAATGAATGCATATTCCCAACCGGTCGTGGTCTTTCCTGACGCAAGCGAACCCGCATCGATCTCGCCGGAAAACGAGTAACCGCCGTAGATACCCGCGTCAACGATCGCATAGCTTGTCGCCGGCACGAACGCCGCCAAGGCCAGTGCAAGCGCCAGATACCGAATGATCTTCATAAAGTAAGGCCTCCAGAAATTTAATATGGAACTTTCGTCCGGGTCGCGCAACGCGCCCGAGTATTCCAAATAAGTAATAAGAAATCGCAAGAAAGTCAAATTTATTTTTTATAGGGTGCGGCCCTCAATCTTCAGGTCGCGCCGCGCCGCGGCGGCGCTCCAGCATGGCGTGGAGCTCGTTGCGGCGCTCCATGAGCAGCCTTCCGCTGTAGGTATCCTTTACGCGCAGGGGATTCTCAAACGTGTCGATCGTCTCGATCATGAGCTTTGCGGGCTCACGCCGTTGACGCGCCTCGCGGATTTCGTCCGGGGTGGGAAGGATGATCGCGTAAAGCGAATACGGCGTGTGGATGAGCGCGTGCCCGCGGTTCAGGTACGCGTGCGAGAAGCCGCCGTCGATGTTGATCGCCCGACCGTCCGGGGACGCGATCTTCTCGCCCTTGGAGATGTCGACCGGCTGGTGCCCGTACACGATCCTGCGCACGCCGAATTCATTCAGAAGCATATCGATGAATGCGGGCTTCTTTAAATTTTCGCCCCAGTACAGGAGCTTTTCCTTATGGGACGCCTTGTCGGCGTAAAAGTATCTTTCAAAGGTCTTCATCGCGTTCTTGCCGAAGAAGGGCGACTTGGGCCCGCACCAGAGGTAGAACATGATCGCAAGCTCGTCCCCGTCCTGCGCACGTCCTTCAAAGTAGTTTTTGCCGATATTCTTGACCACGGATTGCACGAAATCGCAGAGGGCCTTGCCCCGGTATCCCATGAATTCCTCGAAGCCCCCGTCGGCCGTGCTCGGGATGAGCGCGTGGACGTTCAGTATGTAGTTATTGATGTGGTACATGGTCCCCTGCTCGAAGAAGAACCGCATGAGGTACTTGAGGCGCTCGCTTCCCGTGAACTGGCGCGCAAGGTCGTCGATGACCTCGGCTTCCTCCGCGGTGAGCGCGGTGGGATCGTCGAGCCGCAGGGTGGGGAAATGCGTGTCGGTGAGACCGGCGGTGTCGCCGGATTCGAGCATCGCGGCGAGCTTCTCCAGCACGAGCCGGGAGCTCATCCCGAACTCGGGATGAGCGCGTATGGTCTCCTCCTCGAGCTTGAACTGGATCACCGCGAGCGTCTTTTCCAGGCGTCGGGAAATTTCCGTCTTCGCCTTGAAGAGTCCCGTGATGGGCCCGGGGTAGAGCTTCCGGGCGAACTCGACGAGGCGCGTTATGTCGATTCCCAGGCGCTTCAGGAATTCCAGGTTGTCGTAGCGCACGCTGATGCGCAGCGCCTCCGCGATCATGGAGCGGTTTCCCGCCGCGGCGCCCATCCAGAGGATGTCATGGTTGCCCCATACGAAGCGCACGAAGGGGCGTATCTCGGAACTGTTCAGGATGCGCACAATCTTGTCGGGTTCGTCTCCCCGGTCGAAGATGTCGCCCAGCACGATGAGGTTTCCCAGTATCACCTGTTTCACGATCTTGCACAGTGAGCTGATGATTTTATCGGCGATGATGTCGTTTTCGTAGATGATGTTAGGGACGGGAAAGCCCAGTATCAGGTTTTCCAGCGTCTGCCGGAGATGGCGGTTGAGCGTTCCCCGCACGATGTCGAAGTCGCGGATGCTCTGCACGCGGTACTGGATGATCCTCACGAGGGCCGAGATGACGTCCTGCCTTTCCATTAAATAGGTTTCTATGGAAAAAAATTTCTCTTTGCGGATTATTCGTCCCAGGTATTCGATTTTTTCGCTGGAAAAGGTCTTGGGGAGGGCCTCGGCGCAGATACGCCATACCAGCCCGAACCGGCCCTTGAGGATGGAGACGAACCGGTCCCCCGCGCCGTGGGGATCGCTGATCCACATGGTGGTGTCGATGTACGAGTCAAGCCTGGTGTCGATTTCGGTGAGCTCGCGGATGAGCTCGTTCGTCGTGGTTGCGTCGTTCCGGATGTCGGCTTCTGCGGGCATTGGGTCCTCCGGCGTTGTATTCGAGCGGGGCGGGCGGCAATGGAAATTGCAGGGTGCGGTCTACATCATCTTCCCGCCCGCATCGTCAATCTCCATATCTTCGAGCATTTCGCGCAACGTCTCTTCGTCCATTTTCTTCACGGCCTGCTCGATCCCCATAGCGAGGGCGAACACCTTCTTGCGTACGAAAATGGGCGACCTGGTCCGCAGCGAAAGGGCGATCGCGTCGCTGGGGCGGCTGTCTATTTCGAGCCGCGTCTCACCGGACACAAGCGTTATTTTTGCGTAAAAGATGTTGTTCCTGAGATCCTCGACGACCACGGATTCCACGGACCACTGGAGCGCCGCCAGTATGCTGGCGATGAGGTCATGGGTGAGGGGACGCGCGGGGCGCTTGCCCTCGAGCTCGATCGCGATGAGGCTCGCTTCAAGGGGGGCGATCAGGATAGGGAGGACATTGTCGGAGGCGGTGTCTTTCAACACCACGATGGGCGATCCCGTGCTTTCATCGAGGTAAATGCTCGCCACCTCAACCCTGCAGAGCGTCATCGTTCGTTTCCCCCGGTCAGTCGTAGCGTCTACCGGATAAGGTACGTGTCACGGGGTAAAAGATCAAGCACTTAAAACCGCCCCTAGAGGCCCTTGTATTCCTTCTTCTCGATGAATGTGGCGATGAGCGCGCCCGCCTTCGCGCTGTGGGTCTCCTTGTTGCTCGCGAGCTCGCGGTATTCCCTGCGCTTAAGAAGCCGCATGATTCTTTCGTCCTGCTCCGTTTCGTGGAGCGTGTCGTGCATGGCGCCGATTATGAGCACGGGGCTTTTTATCAGGGGAAGCTTGTCCCACACGTCGTAATTCCGCACGGAAAGGGCGCTCTTCTTGAGCTTGTAGGGGTCGGCCGCGTCCAGGGTCGCGTCGTACTTGCGTGCCTGTTCCGCCTCGGCCTTGACGTTCAGCCTGAAGTTCCTGAGGTACCACTTGACGATGGGCTTGGCGATGAAGTAGAGCCGGGGGGGCAGGGCCGGGACGACCACCCCGAGAAAGCGCGGAAAGTTGAAGTGAGCGATAGGCGCGATGAGCACGGAGCACAGCGGCTCACGCGCGCCGAGCACGAGGTACTCGAAGATCGCCGTAGCCCCGAACGAGCTTCCCGACATCACGAAGCCGCGCCGCTCCGGGATGGTTTCTGCGATCACCTCGTTGATGTCGAGCGCAAGGCGCTCCATCGCGAAGCTGACCTTGAGGCTGGGGATGACGGAGGATCGCTTCTCGCGCGTTTCCATGTACACGGTCCGGAAATGCGGCGTGATCTCCCTGAGCACGTCCTTCCAGCCTGCTATGTGGGAAATCCAGCCCGCCACGAAGAGTACCACCGGCTTTCCGGGAGAGTCCTTTTTGGGAACGAAATCGATGACCCGGAGCTTCACCCCGTCCGAGGTATTGACGTAATATTCTTTTACAACGGTTCCCGGCGCCATGCAGCCGGCGTACTCGGACTCAGCCCCTTTCAAGTTTTCCGAGGATGTCATCGCCCACCTCACTCGTAGTGTTATTTCCGCCGCGGTCGGGGGTTTTTACTTTTCCCTCCGCCAGGTGCGACTGGACGGCCTTCGTGATGTGCGAGGCCGCCGCGGATTCCCCGAGGAACTCCAACATCATCGCCGCGGAGAGCACCGCCGCGATGGGATTCGCCCTCCCGCTTCCCGCGATGTCCGGCGCGGAACCGTGGACCGGCTCGAACATGGAGGGAAACACGCGCGCGGGATTCAGGTTCGCGCTCCCCGCGAACCCCATGCCGCCGATCACGATAGCCGCGATGTCCGTAAGGATGTCGCCAAACAGGTTCGAGGCGACCACGACGTCGAACATTTGCGGCGAGCGGACGAGATTCATGGCGGCGGCGTCCACCAGCATGTGGCTGAAGCTCACGTCGGGATAGTCGAGGGCGATCTCCTCCACGAGTCCGTCCCAGAACACCATGCCGTACTTGAGCACGTTGGACTTGGTGATGCTCGTGACGTGCTTCCGCTTCCGCGCGCGCGCGGTCTCGAAGGCGTACCTGAGAATGCGCTCGGTCCCCATGCGCGTGAAATAGCTTACCTGCATGGCCGCCTCGTGGGGAGTGCCCACGTAGTGCCTGCCGCCCAGCGTGGTGTACTCGCCCTCGGTGTTTTCGCGGATAACGACCATGTCGATCTCGAAGGGCTTCACGTTTTTAAGGGGACAGTCCACGCCCTCGTAGAGGAGCGCGGGACGGATGTTCACGTACTGGTCGAAGCCCTTGCGCATGCCCAGGAGCGGCTCCACGGCCACGTGATCCGGGGCGTTCTTCGCGTTGCCCAGCGCGCCCAGGAGGATCGCGTCGAAGGGACGAAGCTGCTCAAGGTAATCCCGGGGCGCGCAGCTTCCGGTTTTCGCGTACAGCGAGGTGTTCCAGTCGAGCATGCGGTATTCGATCGGGAGGCCCAGCGCGTCGAGCGCCTTCTTCGCCTGGGCGATAACCTCGGGCCCCACGCCGTCACCGGGGTAGAGTGCGATCCTGTATGTCATTGAAGGCTCCTTGCATGGTCAGATTTGGCCGCGCGGTGAAATGCGAACGGGACAGTGGTGAAGCCCGCGGTCCGCGCGTCGATTGAACCGGAAACCGATTATTTGAATGATTCTCCATTATGTAAAGAAAAAAATGGGCGTCATGCGGGAGGTGCGGTATCGGCGCGCAGCGCAACCCTGTTTTTGCCCTGACGCTTCGCCTCGTACATCGCGG
This window of the Spirochaetota bacterium genome carries:
- a CDS encoding bifunctional nuclease family protein, with the translated sequence MTLCRVEVASIYLDESTGSPIVVLKDTASDNVLPILIAPLEASLIAIELEGKRPARPLTHDLIASILAALQWSVESVVVEDLRNNIFYAKITLVSGETRLEIDSRPSDAIALSLRTRSPIFVRKKVFALAMGIEQAVKKMDEETLREMLEDMEIDDAGGKMM
- a CDS encoding 3-isopropylmalate dehydrogenase yields the protein MTYRIALYPGDGVGPEVIAQAKKALDALGLPIEYRMLDWNTSLYAKTGSCAPRDYLEQLRPFDAILLGALGNAKNAPDHVAVEPLLGMRKGFDQYVNIRPALLYEGVDCPLKNVKPFEIDMVVIRENTEGEYTTLGGRHYVGTPHEAAMQVSYFTRMGTERILRYAFETARARKRKHVTSITKSNVLKYGMVFWDGLVEEIALDYPDVSFSHMLVDAAAMNLVRSPQMFDVVVASNLFGDILTDIAAIVIGGMGFAGSANLNPARVFPSMFEPVHGSAPDIAGSGRANPIAAVLSAAMMLEFLGESAAASHITKAVQSHLAEGKVKTPDRGGNNTTSEVGDDILGKLERG
- a CDS encoding fructose-bisphosphatase class III, whose translation is MPAEADIRNDATTTNELIRELTEIDTRLDSYIDTTMWISDPHGAGDRFVSILKGRFGLVWRICAEALPKTFSSEKIEYLGRIIRKEKFFSIETYLMERQDVISALVRIIQYRVQSIRDFDIVRGTLNRHLRQTLENLILGFPVPNIIYENDIIADKIISSLCKIVKQVILGNLIVLGDIFDRGDEPDKIVRILNSSEIRPFVRFVWGNHDILWMGAAAGNRSMIAEALRISVRYDNLEFLKRLGIDITRLVEFARKLYPGPITGLFKAKTEISRRLEKTLAVIQFKLEEETIRAHPEFGMSSRLVLEKLAAMLESGDTAGLTDTHFPTLRLDDPTALTAEEAEVIDDLARQFTGSERLKYLMRFFFEQGTMYHINNYILNVHALIPSTADGGFEEFMGYRGKALCDFVQSVVKNIGKNYFEGRAQDGDELAIMFYLWCGPKSPFFGKNAMKTFERYFYADKASHKEKLLYWGENLKKPAFIDMLLNEFGVRRIVYGHQPVDISKGEKIASPDGRAINIDGGFSHAYLNRGHALIHTPYSLYAIILPTPDEIREARQRREPAKLMIETIDTFENPLRVKDTYSGRLLMERRNELHAMLERRRGAARPED
- a CDS encoding alpha/beta hydrolase; translation: MTSSENLKGAESEYAGCMAPGTVVKEYYVNTSDGVKLRVIDFVPKKDSPGKPVVLFVAGWISHIAGWKDVLREITPHFRTVYMETREKRSSVIPSLKVSFAMERLALDINEVIAETIPERRGFVMSGSSFGATAIFEYLVLGAREPLCSVLIAPIAHFNFPRFLGVVVPALPPRLYFIAKPIVKWYLRNFRLNVKAEAEQARKYDATLDAADPYKLKKSALSVRNYDVWDKLPLIKSPVLIIGAMHDTLHETEQDERIMRLLKRREYRELASNKETHSAKAGALIATFIEKKEYKGL